AAACTATCAACTCTTCCCCCAGAACAGATTAAGAACCTGAAGTCAACTGGAAGATATAATTGCTCCCCAGTTTATGAAAGATGTCTCTCCTGATTTTTTCACTTAAACTGGAGCCTAAACTAAAAGCAATAATCATATAACAAAAATGCCTCTGGGGTAATCGGGATCAGTCCTGGGGCAGCTGAGTCCTACTGTTTTTCGTTtgtacattttggttttttaaactGTGTGATTaatggaggaggagacagagacaaCAGAGGGTAgaacaggggaaagaaaaaaaaatcatttgactcTGCACAATCAAAAACGTGGAGGAAGTGAAGGTGGAGGAGAGACTGTGTCTGTCAGCTTCTCATTTGATTCCCATTGGCTAAACAAAATCATATAATTTGCACTCCCTCTTGTACTTTTCTTCAAATAGTTTGGGAGTTAATGACAAACCAGTCACACGTTGGCAAGTTTGAAACTAAACACAATTTGCCTTCTCTCCCTAGCAGGGATAAACACAAAGATCAACAGAATGAAAGAACAATCCAGCTATATTTTCAGAGCCAAGCAGAGGTTAGGAGCCTTGGAGCCCTATGAGATTAGGCAGTCTAACTGCTCATTTTCCAAATGAGCTGAGAGCCTAGAGAGCTGAACCCATGGTCCAGGGTCACCAGGCAAGTTGTCTTCAGAAGCAGGATCTAAGTCCAGGCCTCCTGATTCAGAGTCCAGGGCTTTGGACTGGACAAGAAATCATCTGAGTGCTGTTTTGTGTGGCTCTAAAAGGGGGCATTAGAAAGGGGCCCCACCCATCTACCGGCCCCCTAAATTGGAGGACTAGACAGACAGTTGTAATTAGGTCATCCCTAGGCTCTGTGCCAGGCAATGGCCTGCCTACGGGAAGCCACTGGAGACTATCATTGAGGTGAGGCTGGACTCTGAGTCAGCCATCTGTCTGGAAGGGTTTTAGATAATTAAATATGCTCCCTGGAGGCAGTGGGGATGGATGAATAAGGCCTGAAGGGGCCCCCACCTGCAGCTGTGAACCGTTACCCCCATCCCTTCCGCAGGCTGGCTGAGCCCAGTTCTGGCAGTAATCAAGCTGACCCCATCCCTCCAGGACTAGCTTCTGCTGTCATCTTACAGAGCCCTCCCTCTGCAGGATGAAGAACTGCCCTGAGTCCAGTCCCTACCGCCCTGACCCATGCTGACTGAGCCCATGCAGTGGGGCAGCAGATTCTCAAGTAGCCTATCATCATGGCTAAGCACTTATGCTCTGGAGCTGAGACTCACTGGATCCAAATCCTGGATCAACCATTTTCCAGTTGAGGAAACCCCTGATCTCTAGACAGCAGTTTATCTACCTACAAAGTGACTTATAGATTTGTTCTGAGCATTAAATTAGAAAATCCGTATAAAGCACTCAGCATGGTGCTTGGCTGGGTTAAGCAATCAATGACAGCTGTTTTTATTGCTTAGAAGTCCTCTTTTCGCCTGGCTCCTCCACCCATCAGTCTTTTCCTCTTGATCTCTCATCTCTGTGCTGGTAAGAGTGACACTCAGAATTTTGTGTTTGACCATCTCTAAGCCCCAATCCACCACATGTCCACAGAGACCCCTCAGTAGAATCTCCTCTGCACAGATGCCATAGCAGCAACCAGCCAGCTGGGCTTCCTCCTCCCCAGGCCagcctccccctgagcctgccctcaccctctcccccaaCCCACTCAGTGGCCTTGCCTGCATGCAGGCTGCTGTGACTAACTGGCCTCACAGTGCATAGCTCCTGGGATAGGCTCTGACCAAGTATTACTGTGAGACAGTCACACGCCGCAGTGGAGACACAGGCTCAGGCCATTTCTGTGTCGTTAACCATGGCAGAACCTAGTTGAATGAGAAGACGTCTCCCAAAAGATTTCAGTAAACTATTTCCCAGCAGTGAAACCCATTTTAAATGCAGACAGAGAAGGACCTTGGTACTCAAAACTGAGAGGGCACATTTAATTGGGATGGCAAAAAACtatttcatttcacttctcttGGCTTAAATTTCTTTGACCCCTCTGCCCCACTCATTAGCCTTAAATCAATATTTCTCAAACTGTGGTGAAGATTCGGTTGTTTATTTTCCCCAGTCTATTGGGTACCAATACTTTTTTTGTAAGACAATCTGAATAAATTACTACCATACTAAAATGCCATTTGCATGTCACAGCAAAGTTGAATTGCTACAAAGTTTCGTAAAGACTTTCAGTTTCTGTACTTATCTTTGGCAAACTAGTAAATGTTTCACAAAGCCATACTGGCCCCTGGACCAAACTGAGAGCCACAAAGAAGTCCATCTGCCATGGACACCCCCTCTGCCCCATCGTGAGTTTTGGTCCTGTAATGTGGTCTGCTCAGCATCGACCCTGCCACACCCGGAGCATGCAATGGAAAGGATCCTGGTAGGATCTGCCCAGTCACCAGTGAGCTCTGTTCCCTGAGGGTCAAGCCTCCCCCAGCGAGAGGGGTATGCTGCTGCATCACCAGCCGTGTGCAGCACGCCGGCTCTTACCATTCCATTCCAGCCCTGTTGATCTCCTCCCACCAGCACTCCGAAGgctcccccaggctctggggtgtgGGCATGCAGGCGTAGTTCCACTGTCTGTCGGAACCTTCCTTCTTGTTGAAGATGCTCCTCACGGCCACCACCACCTGCCCATGGGGACATTGGTAGCTGAAGCCCTGCCGGTTCAGATTCACCCACCCATCATCACTGTAGTCATGGTACTGATGATAGGAGTACCCGTAGTCACCATACTGTCCCCAGGCCACGGTGACCAGTGGCAGAAGCACCCACAGAAGAGTGAGGTCCATGCCGCCTGGGCTTCTGGCAAAAAGTGTCACCCTATGTCTGCTGGGCTGCTGGTTTTATACAGCTGCTGCGGACATGTGGCTTCCAGATGTGGGTGAGCAGGCTCCAACTGCAATGTGTCATCGTTTAAGCAAAACTTTTCGGCGCGGAAATATTGGCCATAAGTACGTTCAGTTTGTTTTAAGGTGGAATTCTAAGAGAATGTAAGGAACACGCAAATGGAAGAaactcccagagaaggaaaaaattagcAGTTAGATTATAAAAGCAAATGGCTTCACACTCCTTAGAAACAGTCACATGAATAAAAGCAGTGTGTTTGTCCCTCCTCTCTTAGCACCTcacccctctctgccccccactccaCCCACCACTAGCAAATCCCCGTATTTATCCTTCAAACCACCAACCACCCTTCCAGGACCACACAAATATGCAGGATGAGATTTCAAAACACCAAAATAATAGGATGAAGGAGCAGAATCATTTAGATTTCTGTAAGTCTGGAGGCctgcttttttaaatgattttctctgtgtgtgtgtgtggtgtggtaagtcacataatataaaacatactattttaaccatatttaactataCAGTTCAGTAGCaccaagtacattcacattgctgtgtaAATCTCACCAACAACCATCtcccaaatttttcactttcctaaacgGAAACTCTGTtctcattaaacactaactcctcaTTCCCCCTCCCACTATCAGTCCGCAGCCCCTGGTCTCTGGCAGCTAACAAGGTACTTTctgattctatgaatttgactgctctATGTATAAGTGGAGTCAAACAGTTTTTGTCTGTTCCTACTGTATATGGGAATGCATTTTAGGGTTAATTTAATAAATGTCCTACAAACAGATTATACCTTCTTTTTacccctgtgctacacagtaggttcttgttagttacctgttttatatacttcaatcccagtctcccatcCTAACCCTGCTTTCAAGTTCCCAGCCCAAGTTCTCTTTTAACTCTGAGTATGAGCATGGAATACGCTTCCCAGGTactgttagtggtaaagaacccgcctaacgcaggagacataagagacgcaggtgtgatccctgggtcaggaagattccctggaggagggcatggtaatccacttcggtattcttgcctagagaagtccatggacaaaggagcctgtagGGATACAGCCCATagaactgcaaagagttggatgggactgaatgactgagcacgtgCGTAAGTATGGAATACCAATTTGCAAGCTACTCTGAGAATTTTAAAGTCACATATGGATTTACTATGGGCCTCTGGAAAGATAAATTGGGCATTATCTCTACACTTAAGCATCCTTCTGAGCTGCTGAAACTGGACCCAGCTACACCTAGAAACTGTGCTTGGCTGTTTAATACATAATGAGTTTAATCTGAATAAAGCCACATTTTATCCTTTGGTCGTTTTCCCtttcatgctttctttttaatgaggcataatttacatataataaaagtCATCTCTTCTGTGTTCAGCATACAGTCATTCATCCAGCACCATAATCAAAACAGAACAGTTCCATCAACCCTCAAGTTCCCTTATACCCCTTGGTAGTCAAATCCTTCCCAATATCCagccactggtaaccactggacTACTTTCTGTTACtgaagttttgccttttctaggatATTCCATAGATGAAATCACACACCATGCTATCTTTTGTCTGATTCCTTTCACTAGAAATGTtttcaagatccatccatgtcatTAAATCTCAGTAGTTCATTTCTATATACTGTTGGTATGACTTTACTGCAGACTGCTTATATACTACCAGTTGAAAGAATGTAAGTTTATAcagagtatcaatagtgtatattcatcaatcccaatctcccagttcatcccatcccCCTCTATCCCCTCcatggtatccatacatttgttctctacgtctgtatctctatttctgctttgtaaataaggtcGTGTTGTACAGgagaaattaatataacattgtaaagaaGCTATATTCCAATAAGTTTTTTTTAGAAAGCATGTAAGtttggagattgggattgacatagatacattactatgtataaaatagataactaatgcgaacctactgcatagcacaggaaattctacTCGGTGGTGACGTAACTGGGAAGGGAatttataactgattcatttggctgtacagcagaaactaacaacattgtcaagcaactacacctcaataaaattaatttgttaaaaaacaaaaaaggaatatAAGTTTCATGCATGTACAGCTCACCATGTATTTTCAACTAGGTTATTATATTATCTCTCTCACAGCCTTATATAATAGTGAGGcattattgtgatttttttttttcccacatgtaAGAAAACTGTGGTCAGGAAGTTTTTTGGTTCAAATTCCTAGAGCTGGAAGGTCATGACCCCCAGATCTTCTGAGTCCTAGTCTGTGAttcctttcatcattttatcAAAACTGCAGTCTACCAATTACACTAGTACATCAACGTTTAGtaataatttccaaataaaatatttataaggttattaatattaaaacacacactgagccttccctggtggtccagtggctaagactccatgctctcaatgcaggggacctgggttctattcctggtcagagaacaagatcccacataccacaactaaagattctgtatGCTACAAGGAAGATAGAAGAtaccacctgctgcaactaaggcctggttcagccaagtaaatgaatattaaacacacacacactaattcaCACTATGAATTTCTgctattgttggcaaagtatgctCAGTAGGCCCTGGGGAACTTTGAGAACTAAGTATTAGATTAAtagttttcaaagtgtggttcTAGGACCCGCAACATCAGCATCGTTTGGAAAATTGTTAGCTCAAATTCTCTGGCcctgtgaaatgaaagtcactcagtcgtgtctgactctttgtgaccccataaactatacagtccatggaattctccaggccagatactggagtggatagccttttccttctccaggggatcttcccaactcagggattaaacccaggcctcccgcattgtaggcagaactttttaccagctgagccatgaaggaagccaagaatactggagtgggtagcctatcccttctccagtggatcttcccaacccagaaatcaaaccagggtctcctaaattgcaggtggattctgagctatgagggaatatTGTCAGTTAGAACAGTAAATATTTACAGTGTCACTCTAGAGTTGATCTAAATCTACTATTAATAGATAAAACCTGTTGGCTCCATGGACAAGGTATTAAGGGCAGAGGACACAGCTCTTCCTAGTGCCTAGAGGAAGGTGATAGTCCCAGATGAACAGATATTTAACCTAAAATATGGACTGGAGATAATTGGAGAATTCCAATTTTGcatacttatttttttcccttttaacttCTGTGTATTATGAGGATTTGGCTACAGTTCTACCAACTAGAGTGACTTTGTACATATGCAGTTCTTTGTGGCtaaatgcatgctaagtcacttcagtcttgtctgactgtttgccatcctatggactgtagctcgccaggttcctcagtccatgagattctccaggcaagaatactggagtgggctgccttaccctcatccaggggatctttctgacccagaggttgaacctgtatctcttatgtgtcctgcactggcagacaggttctttaccactagcagcacctggctATACACAGggtatttatatacatactcTCAGGAAAGCTGGTGAGTGTCTGCTGAACCATTCATATTTTCCCTCTAAAAAGAGTGTTACCAGCTTCCCAGTTTATCTGAGGAAGGTCTGAATAGCCCCGGCACACCCAGGCTGTCCTCCTCTTCCTCAAGTTTGTCTCTCTTTGTGTGATCCTCTGCTTTCCTGTGATGGAACCCACCTTTTTGCCATTTGAAGTTAACTCTGAGAGctaaagtgtttaaaaaatgctCGTATTGGAGGCAGCAGAGAAAGAGTGAGAGCCGAAGTTAAGGAGAGAAGATTGGGAGATATAGAATAAAGTGCGTCTACTGTGTGTTGGATTCTCTACATGTGCTTCACATTGGACAGACCAGTTAATCTTCCAGTGGTTAATCTAGGATAACCATTTTATGGTTGAGGAAAATGAGGTTCAGAAAGCATTAGTCATCTGCCCTAATTTTTCATAGCTAGCTCAAGGCACAAAGGGGACTTCAATGAAATCATCAATCCTTTTCTCACAATCAGGAGATGATATTAACCAAGGTAGTGGTAAAACCTGAAAGCAGTGGCACAAGATCCCCAAAAGAGCAGAGGCTCAAGGACTCTAAACAAGTGGGTTAGAATCCTGGTTCTGCAAGTAAATGAAACTAGACCAGAGTTTCACAACCTCAGAACTATTGATACTTTGAACGAAATGATTCCTTGTTGGGGATACTGTCCTGTATATTGTGGGATGTTGTGCAGCATCTCTGGCCTTTATTGAGTCGATGTCAGTAGATCTTGTCTCCACAATATGTGAGAACCAAAAATGCCTCCACATTGCCACCTGTTCCCTGGGAGATAAACTCATCTCTGGCTGAGAACCACTGAGTTAGACAAACCTGTTTCATTGTCTGTTAAATGAGCGATAATAACCACCATGAGACTGTTGTGAGAATCTCATCAAATTGTGGTCTGCCAAAGCCGTTGCAAATTCTAACGCTTGACACAAATGGAGGTTGTCATTATCACCCCAGAGAAACTCCAGACACTGGATCGGTGGCATCGTTAAGCAAATTAGTGTGATGAGCAGCCGAGGGCTCCGCAGGCAGCCGAGTGTCCTTGCATAGGCACGTGATTGGTGCAATTCGTTTGGGAATGAGCAAAGCTGGGAGCCTGTTGTTTCCCCACCCTCAGGGGCTGCATTAGTCCACAGGATGAGTGTGGATGGCAGAGGTCACTGAGAGTGAGTTTGTGGGAAGAGATGTCAGAAGGACAGGGTTGGGCAACAAAGACTGAGTGAGGGATGAGAATTCAGAAGATTCGGAAGCAGCAGGCAGAAGGAGGAGCCTTTATGGTGGAGAAGGAAGACTTCGTGTGCACTGGGACCAAGATTCTGAAGGGGGAGCCAAGCCAGGTTAGTTCTGAAATGCTCATGGAAGGAAGGTGGCAGGTCTAAGTGTCTCATCAGTGCTCAGGGATCTGTGAGgatgagggaagcccagagacatgTAGGCTACGGGAAATATGGCTTTAGTAGATACATTATGTGCTTGTAAGTGAAACAACAGAAATCAGAATACATGTCATCAGGAGTTTATGATCTGCTAGAGAACATGGTAAAGAAATGTCCCATTGGGAAAACATggatacagatgaggaaaaaaagataataattcaAACAGAAAAACACTTACAGGCTGTCATCCCAAGTCAAATTTCCTAATTCAAAATCAGCCTCCTCAGTGCTTAAAACTCTGTATAATTCCCATGATCTAGCAGGAAGTGGGCACTCAGTAAAcatctagtcttttccatttgtGGGACTTTAACATGATTCAGTTCATCCATGCATTGTTGAACTGgctttattatttccattttataaatttggAAATGGAGGCTTTGAGAGGTAATGCCCAAAGTTGCAGACATATTGGGTGACAGAGTCTGAATATCAATCCATGTTTCCCAGTTCCAATCTGAGGATCCTGACGCATACAACAACAGTCCCTAGGTCTTGGCTGGGTTTCTCAGGTAAGACTCGAAGACTGTGTCCTGTAGGGAAGCAAGATGACCGATCCTGGGGAATCTCGAAAGATCCAGATCATGCACAGTTAGCGAGCCCTTTGCTCTGACCATTCTGAAGGAGACAGGGGCAGGGTTTTTAGCAAGAGAAGGAGCCTCTCTGAAAGTGACTTTCATCTCCAGGGAGACAGTATTCCCATCATCTCGGCCAGTCGGTTCCCCAGCACTATCTGCCTGCTGCTTCTGATCATGCCTGGCTCCCTTCACTAAGATTCAGGCTCTTACTGTCTTTCCTGCAGTGATGCATTTGGACTTCTTTGGCTTTGTACAATCACTTCACCTCTCCGGGCTTCTGATGCTGGACTTagtcacctaggaagcctatTGTCTCTCCCAAGTCTAAAAACACAAGCCCACTCGACACCGGCATTTCTCAACTTCAGGTCCCCCCAGACCACCTGGATCCAAATGTGCCCAAAGCAGCTTCCTGGGGTCCTATCTCCCCTACTGGAGTGCAGTCTCTGGAGAGGGGGCTCTGGAATGCGTCTTTTTAATGAGCTCCCACACCCCCATTCCCACCACCATGATGTTCATACATAACCAAATCTAGAACCACAGGCCAAGGGGCGTATCCATTCCCTGAGAAAACGTCTGATTCACATGGAGGCAGAATCAGACAAGGTTCCTCTGCCCTGTACCTGGTATGGCCCTGGCTCCTGGGCCCGTGGACTGCGGTCAGGGCTTAGTCTTGTAATCCTGTGTTCACGGAGCCCACTCTGCCCTCCCGCTCCCACTCCACCCATGCAGACAGTGACCGAGCAGAAGGGAGAGCCGCAGCccagccttcctcccctccccgtAGGCAGCCTGGAGCCAAGCACACTGCACATTAATGACTCCTGTTTCCTAGCCCAGCTTTATAAAATGCTGCAGTATTAACATCTACCCGAATCACTCAGCCCTCTCTGCAGGgttgtgtgcgtgtgtctgtgtgcactcACAAGTGTGTGCACATTCATGCACTCATACATACAGCCCCATACTTTCCTTTTAATCTACACGAAATTAAATAAGATGGTATGTGGAAAGTGCTTGAGGAGAggctgatattaaaaaaaaaaaaaaaagtcatggtttTGTAAGTAAAGTACTGGATATTCTCATTTCACTTTTGGGTCACTTCTTTTTCCAGCACTGCACCCCGGGAAGGTTAATTCACTGAATGAGTTTGCCATCCTGCCCTTGGGTCCTGATCAGGCTTGGCCAGTGGGAGGCACCAGGGGaatatgaaaaggagagaaaaagggtCAAAACGTTAATTTCCCTGCTAAGTCCTGGTAAGCAGTGGCTGGATTTCTTTCCATGAGGCCTCAGCCTCTGTCAGCTATTGCCTCTTCCAAGACAGAGTTCTAGGCATCACTTTTTCTCTGCCCCTTCAGCCCTGTGGGTAGGGTGGGGGAGTGGCTTTTCAGCTGTTTTTAGTGGAGCCTGCCTGGATGTTCACTCTTAATCCTGCTCACACCTTTGCACatgattctttcatttattctctcCAGTCATCCCTTTTGAATATGTACCTTTTTCTTGCCAGGAGCTGACTGATATAAGTGATAACTGGCTGAATTCAATACAAGAGCAACTCTGAAACACAGTAACTGCCCCCAGCACTGGAAATGTCTCCAGTAGCTTGTGGCTCTTAGCTACTCAGTGTAAGAAAAATGTTCTCTTCAGTTATGTGATGTTGAGAAGTGTCAGTGTGGTTCCTTCTTCAGTGGGAAGCCAGCCCCAATTCTACTCCCAGTCTTCTACCCTCAGTGTTCATGCCACTCTATCCAAAGGCCCACCTTTGCAACCTGTGCCCTTTGGGAAGTCAATGTTAAATCTTATCCAGAAAACAGACTGGGAGTCCATTTGAGTTGTCCTGATGATGTGTGTGAGTCAGCCTTCTCTACCAGACCATGCAGCCTTTGTTTGTGGAGATCTTCCTGAGCAAAGAAAAATGACATCTCACAGACCTGTACACTTAGATCAGTATGTTTAATCGTGGCATGCACTTTTATACTCATGATATTGAATGTCATCTTTGTACACTTTGAGGGATAACTCTTCCTAGTTTTTCAAAGGAGATGCTGAGagagaaacttgcccaaggtcactcagctggtaCAGATAATCCGCTTTCAAATTTGGTGGAACACAAAGCCCCCAAATGAAGGATCTCTCAGGATCACATccaaatcacctggagagcttacAAAAGAATTGGAGATTCCTGAGAGATTCCTGGCCCATCTTCAGAGACTGCTACAGGTCCAGAAAAGGATCTGGAAAGGGAGTCTACAGTGAACTTGCTgggtccctcctccctgccccctgcaaaATTTCTCTTTTAGATCTCAGCTTAAATCTAA
The genomic region above belongs to Cervus elaphus chromosome 14, mCerEla1.1, whole genome shotgun sequence and contains:
- the DPT gene encoding dermatopontin encodes the protein MDLTLLWVLLPLVTVAWGQYGDYGYSYHQYHDYSDDGWVNLNRQGFSYQCPHGQVVVAVRSIFNKKEGSDRQWNYACMPTPQSLGEPSECWWEEINRAGMEWYQTCSNNGLVAGFQSRYFESVLDREWQFYCCRYSKRCPYSCWLTTEYPGHYGEEMDMISYNYDYYMRGATTTFSAVERDRQWKFIMCRMTDYDCEFANV